From Xanthomonas sp. 10-10:
AACGCACACGGCGCGCAGGCCTACGTCACAGCGGGCAGGAATGGACGGGGCGGCTTGATGGTGAAGACGTCGCGCAGCTTGGCTCGCTCTGCGCTGCGTTGGCGGTCGTCACGTTCGAACCGGGGAGCCATGTCCTTATCAGCGGGGGCGCCGAGCCGCGCCGCCGGTTCCTGGATTGGGGTTTGTTCCACGTGGAACCCGACTTCCTGGCCCTCTGGCGCCGGTATGCGCGGGCACTCAAGCAGCGCAATGCGCTGCTCAAGCAGGGGGCACAGCCGCGTATGCTCGATGCCTGGGACCATGAACTTGCGGAATCAGGGGAGACGCTGACCTCCAGACGTATGCGCTACCTTGATCGCCTGCAGGAACGCCTGATACCGGTCGCCACTGCGATTGCGCCCTCGCTTGGGCTATCTGCGCTGGAGTTTGCGCCGGGTTGGAAGCGCCACGAGGTGCCGTTGGCGGATGCGCTCCTGCTGGCACGCGAACGTGACCGCCAGAACGGCTATACCTCGCAAGGCCCGCATCGCGCCGACTGGGCGCCCCGCTTCGACGCGCTTCCGGGCAAGGATGCGCTGTCGCGCGGACAGGCCAAGTTGACTGCCCTGGCCTGCCTGCTTGCCCAGGCCGAGGATTTTGCCCACGAGCGAGGCGAGTGGCCGGTGATTGCACTGGACGACCTCGGCTCGGAACTGGATCGTCACCACCAGGCCG
This genomic window contains:
- the recF gene encoding DNA replication/repair protein RecF yields the protein MHVVRLSIHRLRRFQTVELYPNSALNLLTGDNGAGKTSVLEALHLMAYGRSFRGRVRDGLIQQGASDLEVFVEWRERTGEPGERTRRAGLRHSGQEWTGRLDGEDVAQLGSLCAALAVVTFEPGSHVLISGGAEPRRRFLDWGLFHVEPDFLALWRRYARALKQRNALLKQGAQPRMLDAWDHELAESGETLTSRRMRYLDRLQERLIPVATAIAPSLGLSALEFAPGWKRHEVPLADALLLARERDRQNGYTSQGPHRADWAPRFDALPGKDALSRGQAKLTALACLLAQAEDFAHERGEWPVIALDDLGSELDRHHQAGVLQRLAAAPAQVLITATETPPGLADAGKLLYRFHVEHGNVTAEVAAG